A DNA window from Phoenix dactylifera cultivar Barhee BC4 unplaced genomic scaffold, palm_55x_up_171113_PBpolish2nd_filt_p 000090F, whole genome shotgun sequence contains the following coding sequences:
- the LOC103721838 gene encoding uncharacterized protein LOC103721838, with protein MDLETENRLAALLMEEARRLRLQADKEGVQVYLHQPNVRSRPNSRFLTATVLGVQQANRTVEVGEMWRAREKELELEAKLKSGTKDESTLRADKQHTNLIKSSSSSRHKQANRDPAVSSSSSKRGPEDRNFDDDDGLRDAEIEEFLHSRAKRGRGAIGSRMDEPGPYLSSTSLDHDGQPLLNPDVRVKEEWERRVLGPEKPSVLRSYELLKDDSDIKVKTDDSCIAKKHHSKEKKRSEEKKSRKTKRKEKRSKHHHKSRRRE; from the exons ATGGATCTGGAGACAGAGAACCGCCTTGCTGCATTACTGATGGAAGAGGCAAGGAGATTGCGCTTGCAAGCTGACAAAGAAGGTGTTCAAGTTTATCTCCACCAGCCTAATGTAAGGAGTCGTCCAAATTCACGGTTTCTCACTGCCACAGTTCTAGGAGTGCAACAAG CAAATCGAACTGTCGAGGTTGGTGAAATGTGGCGTGCTCGAGAAAAGGAACTGGAGTTGGAGGCTAAGCTGAAGAGTGGCACAAAAGATGAAAGCACATTGAGGGCTGACAAACAGCACACTAATTTGATAAAATCAAGTTCTAGTTCAAGGCACAAACAAGCCAATAGAGATCCTGCTGTTTCTTCTTCATCGAGCAAACGGGGTCCTGAGGATCGCaactttgatgatgatgatggtctAAGGGATGCTGAAATTGAAGAGTTTCTTCACTCAAG GGCCAAGCGAGGCAGAGGTGCCATAGGTTCAAGGATGGATGAACCTGGTCCATATCTCTCATCAACATCTTTAGATCATGATGGACAGCCCTTGTTGAATCCTGATGTGCGGGTGAAAGAAGAATGGGAACGCCGGGTTCTTGGTCCAGAAAAGCCTTCTGTTCTAAGATCTTATGAGCTGCTTAAAGATGATTCTGATATAAAGGTTAAGACTGATGATTCATGTATCGCAAAGAAACACCATtccaaagagaagaagagatcaGAGGAGAAAAAGTCaaggaaaacaaaaaggaaggagaagagatcCAAGCATCACCATAAGAGTCGGAGAAGAGAGTGA